The Gracilibacillus caseinilyticus genome segment TACTTCTCTCGGTAGTGTGATAGACTCGATTTCATGATGTGCTTTAATAAGCGTAATTGCCGCTGGAGCTTCGTAAATTTCACGTGATTTAATACCTACCAGACGATTCTCCACATGATCAATTCTGCCGACACCATGCTTACCTGCAATCTCATTCAATTCTAAAATTAATTCATGTAATGGGTAGTCCTGACCATTAAGTGCAACTGGCTTTCCTTGCTTAAATTCGATTTCGACAATTTCCGGTTGCTCTGGTGCGTCAATTGGGTTCACCGTTAATTCAAACGCATCTTCTGGTGCTTCTGTCCACGGATCTTCTAAAATACCACATTCATTTGCACGTCCCCATAAGTTCTGATCAACACTGTAAGGACTGTCTAAATCGATTGGAATCGGAATACCGTTCGCTTGTGCATATTTGATCTCTTCATCTCTAGTCATCTTCCATTCACGAACAGGTGCGACAATCTTAAGATCTGGATTTAGCGATGTAAAAGCAACGTCGAAACGTACTTGGTCATTCCCTTTTCCAGTACAGCCATGCGCAACTGCTACCGCACCTTCTTTTTCTGCAATATCAACTAGTACTTTGGCGATCAATGGACGGGAAAGTGCAGATACTAATGGATATTTATCTTCATACATCACATTTGCTTGTAATGCAGGTAATACAAAATCTTCTGCAAACAGTTGTTTCGCATCAACAGAATAAGACTTGATCGCACCAACATCGAGTGCTTTGTTTTTGACAAATTCTAGATCTTTCCCTTCACCAACATCTAATCCTACTGCAATAACATCATAATTATATTTGTCTTGTAACCATTTAATCGCAACGGAAGTATCTAATCCTCCGGAATATGCTAATACTACTTTTTCTTTACTCATGAAAAATCTCTCCTTAAATAAATATCTGTATTATAAATGTTTTCGTTTGATTAATTATGTATTATTATGCACCATTCAGTATATTAATGCAACCGTAAAACCAAAATTTTTTATTTTTTTCGTCGATTTTATGAAGAACTTCTGTCAGTTAACCGTACTGATTGGTTTTATTCATTCATGTGTATAAATATAAAATTTAGTTTTTACAGATTCCTTGTAACCCTTTAGTCATTCCTACGTCTAATTTTAAAAAAAGAGGTGGTCAATTTGAAGAAGTGGTTGTTCGTACTGATAATGCTGCTACTTTTTACGGCTTGTTCAAACGAAGATGATAGTTCCAACAATGAAGCCGCAGATATGGCAATTGAGGAATCTTCAAGTGAATCTGGCATGAGTATGATGAAGGAATCTGAGGTGGCACCTTCGGACGATATGAATGATTCGGAAAATAATGCCACAGAAGAACAGGCAGCGGATGAAGAATCTTCGAGTGATACTGCTATGGATAATGCTTCAGATCGAAAAATCATCTATAACGCTAACCTTCATGTGGAAACGAAACAATTTGATGATACCGTTAACTACTTGGAAGACCAAACAGAAAATCTAGGCGGTTATGTTGTTTCCTCCAGCTTTAATGACTACGAGAAAGAATCCAGCAACCGATTCGGAACCATGACAGTTAGGATACCTTCAGAGAAATTCCAGGATTTTTTACTGCTTGTTGAAGAAGGAAAGCTTAACGTATTGAATAAATCGACGAGTGGTGAAGATGTTACGGAACAATATGTTGATTTGTCTTCTCGGCTGAAAGCAAAAGAAGTGGTAGAAGAACGCTTACTCTCCTTTATGGAGAAGGCGGAAAAAACAGAGGATTTATTAAAAATTTCAGATGATCTATCAGCTGTTCAGGAAGAAATCGAACAAATTAAAGGAAGAATGCAATATTTAGATAACCAATCAGATTTAGCAACGATCACCATCGAAATCGATGAGACGAAAGTCGATGTCCCTTCCGTGCAGGATGAATCTTTAAACACATGGGAAAAAACGCAAGAGCAATTCTTGAAAAGTATTCAAACCATCCTTACGATTGCATCAGCTATCTTTGTATTTATTGTGGGGAATGCACCGCTGCTTATCCTCTTGCTAATTATTGCCGCTATTGTGTTTATCATGATTAGAAGAAGAAAGAAACGTGAAGGATCAGCCGTCAATCATTCTAACGATTAATATCAAACAACGAGGCCGGGACAAAAGTATAGAAGCTTATGAAAAAACGAACGAGAAATCCGATATGTTTACGTAACATTCATCTCCGTTCGTTTTTTTATTTATTATATTTCAATACAGCAAGATTTTAATATGAACGCCTTTCGCTGCAAAAAATATTTTTGGTCAAAGCAGATTACCAAGACCTTTTGTTTCTGTTTCATAAAAGCTCGGGTAACGAACGGTCCAATCGGACAGTTCTTCTTCTGTTCGAGCTCATTTTGTCCGATAGAACTCTCCCCCCGGAACAACTCGCCCTATATGCCCTTATCAACAATCAGAATTCTTATGAAGTCTCAGCACTTCGCGGCATGCTGGAAAAGGAGATTTAATCTTAATATTTCTCGGTTTTACAAGTTAATTTATCCTTTAAGTCTCATTCTGGTTGTTTATTCGCTTATGGCTGGAGAAAATCTTCTTCATTATACGCAGGATTAGGATACGTATAAAAGCCTTCCCCTGTTTGCATTCCCATTTTACCTTTATCTATATATTCATTTTTAACCAGCTCTGCTATCTGTTTGAATTTGTCTTGTTCAGGGTTGTCGGGGCTTTCTGCTTTGGTACTGACAATATTATATACTGTTTCTAGACCGACAATATCCATGATAGCAAACGGACCCATTGGAGCTCCCGTTGCGATCATCCACGTTTTATCAATTGCATATGGATCTGCTACACCATTTCCCCATAATTGTTGTGCAGCATCAAGCAATGGAACTAGCAAGCTATTTAAAATATATCCTGGTTGTTCTTTCTTAATATGGAGAGGCACCATCCCAATAGCAGCTGCAAACTCGAGTACTTGTTTGACCACTTTTGAATCTGTCCCGGGATGTCCCATTACTTCCCCTGTATTATTCATCCATATACGATTGGCAAAATGCAGTGCTAAGAACTTAGATGGACGGCCTGTATAATCTGCAAATTGACTAGGTAGCATCGTAGAACTATTCGTTGCAAATATTGTATGAGATGGAGCGGCTTCCGCAATTTCTTGATAGAATTGTTGCTTAATTGCTTCTTTTTCAGGTATTGCTTCGATCACAAGATCTGCATTTCCAACAGCTTTTGCTAATTCGGTCATATATTGAATACGTGATTTAGCAGTTTGAACTGCTTTCTGTTCTTCTTTGAAATAATCGAAGTAGGTTTCTTCTAATTTATCGATACGTTCTTTTGCCTTTTCAACCGCATCATCATTGATATCATAAATAATTACCTCAAAACCTTTGAATGCTGTTTGAAAAGCAATTTGACTACCCAACACACCACTTCCTGCAACCGTAACGTTTTTAAAATTCATTTTGGTTTCCTCCCTTATTAGATGAGTTTTCTTGATAAAGCTTCATCCTGTTCTCCGCTATCATTAATTGCTCGGTCCATTCATTGACCATTTGATCTGAGAAAGGTTCTGTTACAAACGTCTGAAGCTCCATTACTTTTTTTGCTATTTCTTCATACCTTGTCTTACCTTCTGTTGTTAATGATAAATATTTTTGACGTTTATCCTTACCACTTGTGAACTGGATCAAATGCTGCTCACTTAATTTGCGCACTAACGAAGATACAGTTGGCTTTTCTACCGACCACTCTTTTACAATATCCATACTCGTACAGTTATCATTTTCATCGATATGATGTAAGACCAGCCATTGTACAGGTGTGATGTCATGAGTTGAACACAGTTCTTGAAGACGAATTACGTACCATTTATTCAAACGGTAAATAGTTGAAAATAAATTCATATTACTCCTCCACAATTAGTTAGTATCTCTAACTAACTAAAATTAACTATAAAAGAAACCTGTTAATTTGTAAAGGTATTTGGCCGCTAATATTACTGGCGACAGTACTATTATTAACCAATTACGATTACTCTCATACAAACAAAAAAACAAACTGCTTTAAAACACGGAGATAACGCCATCTACTCATCAATAAGAAATGAAGTGATTGCTTAGAAGCAGTTCATGAGGACTCATAGTAAAGGCGCGCTATTCCGTTCATTTTTGTATAAAAGAAAAACTGAACATAACAAGTGTGTTATGTTCAGCTTTTTTTCTATTCTAATCAATATTGTGTCATCACATCTTGTTTTGGCTTTCTGACAAGGCCCATGATTCCGGCAATGACGTAGAATATACCGGCAAATATTGCGCCTCCGAACGTAATGAGGGTTGTTCCAGCACCAACTACTAATAAAATAATACTAGCCGCTTTTGGTTTACTGTTTCCTCTAAAGAAAAACATCGCAACGATACCAGCTATGATACTAATCAACGAGCCAACGATCAATACCGTTCCCATAGTGCCAATACCATTTGAAAGTTGCATTTCTATATTGGCAATATCTCCTTGATTAAAATTTGGATTCTCCGCTAACATTTCCTGCATCCATCCTTCTTGACCTTCCATCATCCGGAAAATTGCACCAAATAACACTCCAAATAAATACACAATAGCACCAATAATTGCTAATACTACTTCTACCGTTCTTTTCATTCGTTGTTCTCCTCCCACGTTTTCTATCTATAGTGATCATATGCGTGCACAACGCTAAACATGTAGCGTGCCTATGCAACACTCTATTATATTATACGTCCTGCCTGTCCAAAACGTTTCACTTAGTCGATACTGTCTTTAAACTGTCTGCTTGCACCGTGTCTAACTGAGCCGATACCTCTTCTAAATGATAACGCATGTTTAATTGATTGATGAACAAACTGCTTACTTCTTTTTATCGCATCGATCATCGGCAATCCTTTTGCCAGTTCTGCTGTCAGACACGCTGCAAAGGTACAGCCTGCCCCACTTGTATGGACTGTGTCAATTAGAGGAGCCTCAATAAATTCCATCCTATCTCCATCATAATACAGATCGACTGCCTGATCATTTATACTACCTGCTTTCATCAGCACTGACTGTGATCCAAGTTGATACAAGGCTTTCGTCGCATCCTCGAGCGCTGACCATTCAGATGGAATCCGCTCTCCGAGCAATTTCTCTGCTTCCATCCGATTTGGCGTGATGATTGATGCCTTTGGAATTAAGCGTTCTTTTAGTACTTCGATGGCATCATCCGCTAATAGCTGAGAACCCATCTTTCCAATCATCACGGGATCTATCACTTTATGCTGAACAGCAGTTACATCCAGCAAATCACTGACCAGTTCAATAATTTCCTTTGAAAAAAGCATACCTGTCTTAATGGCATCGATTCCGACCATTTCGTTGATAGCAAAAAATTGTGCTTTAATTTCTTTTAGTTCGCGAACAAAGATGCCATTCGCTGTCTGACTATTGTTTGCCACGGTAGCCGTTATCACTGACATACCGTAGACATCACGTTCCTGAAATGTCTTTAAATCTGCCTGTATACCCGCACTTCCCTGTGCCGCAGCACCAGCAATTGCAACTACTCGTTTCATGCTTTACACCTCGATGTTCTTACATTAAATTGCAATAAAAAACCAAATAATCATAATCAGTTGAATAATAATTTTAGCAAACGTGCCACTTAAAAAACCAATTAGTGATCCTAAAGCAGCTTTAAATGCATCCTGTACGGTTTTCTTTAGTATTAACTCTGTTACACAGACGAAAACGAAAGGTACAATGATAATGCCAAATGGCGGGATGATGAACGAACCAACGATGACACCAACTGCTGCCAATCGTTCTCCTGTTTTACTGCCGCCAAATTTTTTAACAAAGTAACTGTTAGCTATGATATCAGCAAAAATAAGCAAGAGCGTCCAAATAACCATAGCAATCCAAAAGATCCAACCGATGTTACTTGCTGCCAAGGCAAACTGATAAATCAAAAAACCAATCCAAATTACTAATACAGAAGGTATAATTGGAAAAATAATACCTACAAACGCTAATACAAAGCAAACAACTATTAATATCCACCATACTATATCCATTTCACATAGCTCCATTCCTAAACATTTATGTCTCCTTTATACTATAAGCAAACATAAATGTATACTTTTATACCTTTAAGAAAACATCAATGATTTGACAGTCCCGAACAATTTAAGATCAGTGGACAGACAAAAATTAATCCCCGTTTCCGACAAATGAAACGGGGATTATGATCGTTATCAGTCAGCTAACACATCGGCATATTCTTTCACATAAGGAGGTAAGTCTGGTGGTCGGCGGCTGGAGATAATATGACCATCTGTTACCACCGGCTCATCAAACCATAAACTGCCCGCATTCGTCATATCATCTTTAATACCTGGTGTACTGGTTACTTTTTTGCCGCGTAAGATACCTGCAGAGATCAATACCCAACCAGCATGACAAATTTGGCCGATTGGCTTTTTCGCTTCATTCATATGCGTTACCATCTTGATCACTTCTGGATATCTTCTTAACTTATCCGGTGCCCATCCACCTGGTACTAGTATACCATCATAGTTTTCTGCATTCACTTCATCAAAAGCATACTCTGACTCAGCAGGAACACCGTATTTTCCAATATATTTTTTCTTTGCTTCTTTTCCTACTAAATCAACTGTGGCACCTTCTTCACGCAAACGGAGAACAGGATACCATAGTTCGAGATCTTCAAATTCATCTTCTACTAAAGCTAGTACTTTTTTATTTTCAAGACGCATGCCATTTCCCTCCTCAACATTGATACCTCCAGTGTATCAGATATCCCATCTTAAATACGAATAATTCATTTATGAGAAATACCTGTTATACTGCCAGAAAGTTTTGGCCATCAGTTGAGGACTTTCAGCCTGACTAATAGCGGTAATAATTGATACGCCATCACCTCCCGCCTTTCTGAGCGGAATTACATGACGGAGCTTGATACCCCCAATTGCTACGATTGGTAACGTTCCTACTTTTTCTCGAATATGACTAAGCCCTTCGATTCCAATCGGTTGCTTCGCATCTTCTTTCGTATTTGTGCCAAAGATTGGACCAACCCCAATATAGTCGGCACCCTCTTTGTGGGCCTGTACTGCTTCTTCAATATTACTGGCAGATACTCCAATCACGCAATCCGCCGGGACTATTTCTCTCACTTTTGCAATCGACATATCATCTTGACCGACATGAACCCCATCTGCGCCAATTTCAATCGCTAAGTCGACATCATCATTAATGAAGAAAGGAACTCGATATTGCTGACATAACTGCTTCATCTGCTCTGCCAATTGCTTTTTTGCTGTCCCTTGTAACGCATTTTTTCCTTTTTCACGGAATTGGAAGCATGTAATACCGCCCTTCAACGCCTCTTCTAATACTTCTAAAGGATCTTGAACTGTATTGTTGCTTCCCATAATGAAATACACTTGTAACCATTCATGTTGCATCTCTTTAGGCACCTCTGATTATCCGAATTTTTCTATTTATCTCTTCACTTTTTAGATGGAACAATTGATCAATAAAGCTTACTTGAAAACTGCCCGGCAATTGTTGTTCACTAGCTGCATTTTCCGCTGCTACACCATAATAACTGATCGCATCTGTCATTGCTTGTAATACATCATCAGTTACTGCCAGAAACGCTGCCAATACGGAGGATAATAAACATCCAGTTCCTGTTACTTTCGTTAAAAGTGGATGGCCGTTCGAGAGAATGACTTTTTCTCGTTGATGAATGAGAATATCTTGTGCTCCTGTAATCGCAAGAGAGACTCCCAATTTCTGATAGGCTTGTTCTGCCAAAATCTCCATATCTACATCACCTGCACCATCTACACCCCGAACAGTTGCAGAGAGACCAGCCAGACTCGCTATTTCTCCAGCATTACCACGAATACAGGTTACCTCTACCTGTTCCAGAATTCGCTGAGCGGATTGCGTGCGGAACATCGTCGCTCCTGCCCCAACAGGGTCAAAAACGACAGGAGTTCCTGTTTTGTTGGCTGCTTTACCTGCCAATATCATCGCTTCAACCTGCACATCTGTTAAGGTTCCGATATTCAATACGAGCGCATTGGCTAGTGTAGCCATTTCTTCTACTTCTTCTTTAGCATTTGCCATGACTGGTGACGCACCAATCGCATATAGACCATTTGCTGTAAAATTCATAACTACCTGATTCGTAATATTGTGAATCAAGGGCTGGTGTTTTCTTACTTCTTCAATTAAATGACTCATTTATCGATAATCTCCTTCTGAGCAGGCAGCCCTTCTAAACGATATCCCCAATGGTTGGTTGGACCGTTCCCTTTCCCCAGTTCTAATGGGTACTGGATCGCTTTCGTAGTAAAGTCTTTTCCGATCTCTACTGCGTCTCTCACTGACTTCCCTTTGGCTAATTC includes the following:
- a CDS encoding argininosuccinate synthase; translated protein: MSKEKVVLAYSGGLDTSVAIKWLQDKYNYDVIAVGLDVGEGKDLEFVKNKALDVGAIKSYSVDAKQLFAEDFVLPALQANVMYEDKYPLVSALSRPLIAKVLVDIAEKEGAVAVAHGCTGKGNDQVRFDVAFTSLNPDLKIVAPVREWKMTRDEEIKYAQANGIPIPIDLDSPYSVDQNLWGRANECGILEDPWTEAPEDAFELTVNPIDAPEQPEIVEIEFKQGKPVALNGQDYPLHELILELNEIAGKHGVGRIDHVENRLVGIKSREIYEAPAAITLIKAHHEIESITLPREVTKFKPVVEQQLEQAIYDGLWFTQLTDALKAFIAETQKFVNGVAKVQLYKGQAFVIGRKSDNSLYDFKLATYNKEDEFDHEAALGFIKLWGLPTKVHSTVNNVHADKAKIMEKTKIDMKESVKQ
- a CDS encoding DUF4349 domain-containing protein, with amino-acid sequence MKKWLFVLIMLLLFTACSNEDDSSNNEAADMAIEESSSESGMSMMKESEVAPSDDMNDSENNATEEQAADEESSSDTAMDNASDRKIIYNANLHVETKQFDDTVNYLEDQTENLGGYVVSSSFNDYEKESSNRFGTMTVRIPSEKFQDFLLLVEEGKLNVLNKSTSGEDVTEQYVDLSSRLKAKEVVEERLLSFMEKAEKTEDLLKISDDLSAVQEEIEQIKGRMQYLDNQSDLATITIEIDETKVDVPSVQDESLNTWEKTQEQFLKSIQTILTIASAIFVFIVGNAPLLILLLIIAAIVFIMIRRRKKREGSAVNHSND
- a CDS encoding 3-hydroxyacyl-CoA dehydrogenase — translated: MNFKNVTVAGSGVLGSQIAFQTAFKGFEVIIYDINDDAVEKAKERIDKLEETYFDYFKEEQKAVQTAKSRIQYMTELAKAVGNADLVIEAIPEKEAIKQQFYQEIAEAAPSHTIFATNSSTMLPSQFADYTGRPSKFLALHFANRIWMNNTGEVMGHPGTDSKVVKQVLEFAAAIGMVPLHIKKEQPGYILNSLLVPLLDAAQQLWGNGVADPYAIDKTWMIATGAPMGPFAIMDIVGLETVYNIVSTKAESPDNPEQDKFKQIAELVKNEYIDKGKMGMQTGEGFYTYPNPAYNEEDFLQP
- a CDS encoding MarR family winged helix-turn-helix transcriptional regulator, translating into MNLFSTIYRLNKWYVIRLQELCSTHDITPVQWLVLHHIDENDNCTSMDIVKEWSVEKPTVSSLVRKLSEQHLIQFTSGKDKRQKYLSLTTEGKTRYEEIAKKVMELQTFVTEPFSDQMVNEWTEQLMIAENRMKLYQENSSNKGGNQNEF
- a CDS encoding DUF4064 domain-containing protein, translated to MKRTVEVVLAIIGAIVYLFGVLFGAIFRMMEGQEGWMQEMLAENPNFNQGDIANIEMQLSNGIGTMGTVLIVGSLISIIAGIVAMFFFRGNSKPKAASIILLVVGAGTTLITFGGAIFAGIFYVIAGIMGLVRKPKQDVMTQY
- the thiD gene encoding bifunctional hydroxymethylpyrimidine kinase/phosphomethylpyrimidine kinase, with the protein product MKRVVAIAGAAAQGSAGIQADLKTFQERDVYGMSVITATVANNSQTANGIFVRELKEIKAQFFAINEMVGIDAIKTGMLFSKEIIELVSDLLDVTAVQHKVIDPVMIGKMGSQLLADDAIEVLKERLIPKASIITPNRMEAEKLLGERIPSEWSALEDATKALYQLGSQSVLMKAGSINDQAVDLYYDGDRMEFIEAPLIDTVHTSGAGCTFAACLTAELAKGLPMIDAIKRSKQFVHQSIKHALSFRRGIGSVRHGASRQFKDSID
- a CDS encoding DUF456 domain-containing protein produces the protein MDIVWWILIVVCFVLAFVGIIFPIIPSVLVIWIGFLIYQFALAASNIGWIFWIAMVIWTLLLIFADIIANSYFVKKFGGSKTGERLAAVGVIVGSFIIPPFGIIIVPFVFVCVTELILKKTVQDAFKAALGSLIGFLSGTFAKIIIQLIMIIWFFIAI
- a CDS encoding type 1 glutamine amidotransferase domain-containing protein, with protein sequence MRLENKKVLALVEDEFEDLELWYPVLRLREEGATVDLVGKEAKKKYIGKYGVPAESEYAFDEVNAENYDGILVPGGWAPDKLRRYPEVIKMVTHMNEAKKPIGQICHAGWVLISAGILRGKKVTSTPGIKDDMTNAGSLWFDEPVVTDGHIISSRRPPDLPPYVKEYADVLAD
- the thiE gene encoding thiamine phosphate synthase yields the protein MQHEWLQVYFIMGSNNTVQDPLEVLEEALKGGITCFQFREKGKNALQGTAKKQLAEQMKQLCQQYRVPFFINDDVDLAIEIGADGVHVGQDDMSIAKVREIVPADCVIGVSASNIEEAVQAHKEGADYIGVGPIFGTNTKEDAKQPIGIEGLSHIREKVGTLPIVAIGGIKLRHVIPLRKAGGDGVSIITAISQAESPQLMAKTFWQYNRYFS
- the thiM gene encoding hydroxyethylthiazole kinase, whose translation is MSHLIEEVRKHQPLIHNITNQVVMNFTANGLYAIGASPVMANAKEEVEEMATLANALVLNIGTLTDVQVEAMILAGKAANKTGTPVVFDPVGAGATMFRTQSAQRILEQVEVTCIRGNAGEIASLAGLSATVRGVDGAGDVDMEILAEQAYQKLGVSLAITGAQDILIHQREKVILSNGHPLLTKVTGTGCLLSSVLAAFLAVTDDVLQAMTDAISYYGVAAENAASEQQLPGSFQVSFIDQLFHLKSEEINRKIRIIRGA